In Ananas comosus cultivar F153 linkage group 10, ASM154086v1, whole genome shotgun sequence, the following proteins share a genomic window:
- the LOC109716868 gene encoding cyanidin 3-O-rutinoside 5-O-glucosyltransferase-like: protein MEQLRRQQQHFLVVTYPAQGHINPSQHLARRLARSTGARVTFSTAVSAHRRMFPSLSSPDQEFSDGLLSYIPYSDGSDDGIKRSSSNNNKDAAADNPMLRLKQVGTRTLSAVLDRLSARDERVTCVVYTILLPWVADVARAHGVPAVLCWIQPATVLAIYYHYFHGYDGVVAAAAAAHASDPAHTVTLPGLAPLRIRDLPSFLATTSEDDPYAAVLDDFRETFDAIERGDDGADAAGGKTTVLVNTFDALEPNALKSVEDLNLIAVGPVIPSLAALEGGAAESKDLFAPDEKHYMEWLDGKAEGSVVYVSFGSMSMVKKRQMEEMRKGLKESGRPYLWVVRKDNKEAESIEPEEPDQKGMVVEWCSQVRVLNHAAVGCFVTHCGWNSTVESVAAGVPTVCVPQWTDQGTNAWLMAEEWGMGVRGEINGEGLLEGEELRRCLEVVMGEGERGAEIRRRAQMWKDKAREAIGDGGSSQRNLRAFVNQIANRN from the coding sequence ATGGAGCAGCTACGTCGGCAGCAGCAGCATTTCCTGGTGGTGACCTACCCGGCACAAGGCCATATCAACCCGTCCCAACACCTGGCGCGGCGCCTCGCCCGTTCCACCGGCGCCCGCGTCACCTTCTCCACCGCCGTCTCCGCACACCGCCGCATGTTCCCCTCCCTCTCTTCCCCCGACCAAGAGTTCTCCGACGGCCTCCTCTCCTACATTCCCTACTCCGACGGCTCCGACGACGGCATCAAacgcagcagcagcaacaacaacaaagatGCCGCCGCCGACAACCCGATGTTGCGTCTCAAGCAGGTTGGGACGAGGACCCTCTCCGCGGTGCTCGACCGCCTCTCGGCGCGCGACGAGCGGGTGACGTGCGTCGTGTACACGATCCTGCTGCCGTGGGTCGCCGACGTGGCGCGGGCCCACGGCGTCCCCGCGGTGCTCTGCTGGATCCAACCCGCCACCGTGCTCGCCATCTACTACCACTACTTCCACGGCTACGacggcgtcgtcgccgccgccgccgcggcccacGCCAGCGATCCTGCCCACACCGTGACCCTGCCGGGGCTCGCGCCCCTCAGAATCCGCGACCTCCCCTCCTTCCTCGCCACCACGTCCGAGGACGATCCCTACGCGGCCGTCCTCGACGACTTCAGGGAAACGTTCGATGCGATCGAGCGTGGCGACGACGGAGCCGACGCCGCTGGGGGTAAGACGACCGTTTTGGTGAACACCTTCGACGCGCTGGAGCCCAACGCGCTCAAATCCGTCGAGGACCTAAACCTAATCGCGGTCGGACCCGTGATCCCGTCCCTAGCAGCCCTAGAGGGCGGCGCCGCGGAGTCCAAGGACCTCTTCGCCCCCGACGAGAAGCATTACATGGAGTGGCTCGATGGGAAGGCGGAGGGGTCGGTGGTGTACGTGTCCTTCGGGAGCATGTCCATGGTGAAGAAGCGGCAAATGGAGGAGATGCGCAAGGGCTTGAAGGAGAGCGGGAGACCGTACCTGTGGGTGGTGCGGAAGGACAACAAGGAGGCGGAGTCGATCGAGCCGGAGGAGCCGGATCAGAAGGGGATGGTGGTGGAGTGGTGCTCCCAGGTTAGGGTTTTGAACCACGCCGCGGTGGGGTGCTTCGTGACGCACTGCGGATGGAACTCGACGGTGGAGAGCGTGGCGGCGGGGGTGCCCACGGTGTGCGTGCCCCAGTGGACGGATCAGGGGACGAACGCGTGGCTGATGGCGGAGGAGTGGGGGATGGGGGTGAGGGGGGAGATCAACGGCGAGGGCCTGCTGGAGGGGGAGGAGCTGAGGAGGTGCCTGGAGGTGGTGatgggggagggggagagaggggcGGAGATAAGGAGGAGGGCGCAGATGTGGAAGGACAAGGCCCGGGAGGCTATCGGGGACGGAGGATCCTCCCAGCGGAACCTGCGGGCTTTTGTGAACCAGATCGCCAACCGCAATTAG